A DNA window from Brenneria izadpanahii contains the following coding sequences:
- a CDS encoding serine hydrolase domain-containing protein produces MMLNWKRATEVAQSMTERWDHDHQPGGAVVLFDREQIQAACCGGLADLAQGTPFSTSSVVRFASVTKHLFAAMVTGPMADKVSLTDTLAQHLPQLTGANGQVAVGQALDMTAGLDDIRETLSLLGLSVYNATQAADLLQFEADMGELNYPAGSEISYSNTGYRLVEEALKAKGILFADLLQQHVCDPLNIRLYAPETWFDIVPGLVPGYWQGDRGWQLASAGLHLSASGSVAGSVRDLSVWLQALLRDDGPGAGVLARLSAPRRLADGRTTGYGLGIAHTQLGEAHLVGHGGSHAGYKTYFLLDPRQGAGVALVANREDVATYDGALRIMAALLEQPLPQPGHALTSGLYASDSGSDWLEISGDTACWLGASDTLYRSRDPAEAVSLSSHMPMRLRQNGIAIEGEIGHVPRRFLPVEADDSIDQAQGRWFYPQWRSELAITGDRLVMGIGPAAITASLISLGKGRLLATAQDGPWEKRFAIQLEGDGMRLLLNRSRIVRYQR; encoded by the coding sequence ATAATGTTGAACTGGAAACGGGCGACGGAAGTCGCCCAATCAATGACAGAACGCTGGGATCACGACCATCAACCGGGCGGGGCCGTTGTGCTGTTCGATCGCGAGCAGATTCAGGCCGCCTGCTGCGGCGGGTTGGCGGATCTGGCTCAAGGCACGCCGTTCAGCACCAGCAGCGTGGTGCGTTTTGCTTCGGTCACCAAGCATCTGTTCGCGGCGATGGTCACCGGACCGATGGCAGACAAGGTATCGCTGACGGATACGCTGGCGCAGCATCTTCCGCAGTTGACCGGCGCGAACGGCCAGGTCGCCGTGGGGCAGGCGCTGGATATGACCGCGGGGCTGGACGATATTCGCGAAACCCTGTCTCTTTTGGGCTTATCGGTTTACAACGCGACGCAGGCCGCCGATTTGCTTCAGTTTGAAGCCGATATGGGGGAGCTGAACTATCCGGCAGGCAGTGAGATTTCCTATTCCAACACCGGCTACCGGCTGGTGGAGGAAGCGTTAAAAGCCAAAGGGATATTGTTTGCGGATTTGCTGCAACAGCACGTCTGCGATCCGCTGAATATTCGCCTGTACGCGCCGGAAACCTGGTTTGATATCGTTCCCGGCCTGGTGCCCGGCTATTGGCAAGGAGATCGCGGCTGGCAGTTGGCCAGCGCCGGTCTGCATCTATCCGCGTCCGGCAGCGTGGCCGGCAGCGTGCGCGATTTGAGCGTTTGGCTACAGGCGCTGCTGCGCGATGACGGACCGGGCGCCGGCGTGCTGGCCCGGCTTTCCGCGCCGCGCCGGTTGGCGGATGGCCGCACCACCGGATACGGGCTGGGCATTGCCCATACGCAGCTCGGCGAGGCGCATCTGGTCGGGCACGGCGGTTCCCATGCCGGATATAAGACCTATTTCCTGCTCGATCCGCGGCAGGGCGCCGGGGTGGCGTTGGTCGCCAACCGGGAAGACGTCGCCACCTACGACGGCGCGCTGCGCATTATGGCCGCTCTGCTGGAGCAGCCGTTGCCGCAGCCGGGACATGCGTTGACCAGCGGTCTGTATGCTTCCGACAGCGGCAGCGACTGGTTGGAGATTAGCGGCGATACCGCCTGCTGGCTGGGGGCGAGTGATACGCTGTACCGCAGCCGCGATCCGGCCGAGGCGGTATCGCTTTCCAGCCATATGCCGATGCGGTTGCGGCAAAACGGGATCGCGATAGAAGGGGAGATTGGTCATGTGCCCCGTCGGTTCCTTCCCGTAGAAGCGGATGACAGCATCGATCAGGCGCAAGGGCGCTGGTTCTATCCGCAATGGCGCAGCGAACTGGCGATTACGGGCGACCGGCTGGTGATGGGCATCGGTCCGGCGGCGATAACCGCATCGCTGATTTCTCTGGGTAAAGGCCGTCTGCTGGCGACGGCGCAGGATGGCCCGTGGGAAAAACGTTTTGCCATTCAGCTTGAGGGCGACGGTATGAGGCTATTGCTGAACCGCAGCCGGATCGTGAGATATCAGCGCTGA
- a CDS encoding isoaspartyl peptidase/L-asparaginase family protein yields MGKAVIVIHGGAGALTRAAMSAEKEQRYLAELRAIVASGQQILAQRGSALDAVTEAVRLLEECPLFNAGHGSVFTQNETHELDASIMDGRTLNAGAVSCVSHIRNPVRAARTVLESSQHVMFTAAGAEDFARQHHLDMVEPDFFSTEERRRQLHNAQSGTGQVILDHDGQSQDPIDPDRKFGTVGAVALDSNGNLAAATSTGGMTNKQAGRVGDSPIIGAGCYANNQTCAVSCTGTGEIFMRTVAAYDVSALMEYAGLSLQQAADRVVMEKLKRLEGSGGLIAVDGDGNIALPFNSEGMYRGYGYVGGDPVASIYR; encoded by the coding sequence ATGGGAAAAGCAGTAATTGTGATCCACGGCGGAGCCGGCGCGCTGACCCGCGCGGCGATGAGCGCGGAGAAAGAGCAACGCTACCTCGCCGAACTGCGCGCGATCGTCGCCAGCGGACAGCAGATTCTGGCGCAGCGCGGCAGCGCGCTGGATGCAGTGACCGAAGCCGTTAGGCTGCTGGAAGAGTGTCCGCTGTTTAACGCCGGGCACGGTTCGGTATTTACCCAAAATGAAACCCACGAGCTGGACGCCAGCATTATGGATGGACGCACGTTGAACGCGGGAGCGGTCAGTTGCGTCAGCCATATCCGTAATCCCGTGCGGGCGGCCAGAACCGTGTTGGAAAGCAGTCAGCACGTGATGTTTACCGCCGCGGGCGCGGAGGATTTTGCCCGTCAGCACCATTTAGACATGGTGGAACCGGACTTTTTCTCCACCGAAGAACGCCGCCGCCAGTTGCACAACGCCCAATCAGGAACAGGGCAGGTGATACTGGATCACGACGGTCAATCCCAGGATCCTATCGATCCCGATCGCAAGTTCGGCACCGTCGGCGCTGTGGCGCTGGATAGCAACGGCAATCTGGCGGCGGCCACCTCTACCGGCGGCATGACCAATAAACAAGCCGGACGCGTAGGCGATAGCCCTATTATCGGCGCCGGCTGCTATGCCAATAACCAGACCTGCGCCGTTTCCTGCACCGGCACCGGCGAAATTTTCATGCGCACCGTCGCCGCCTACGATGTCTCGGCGCTGATGGAGTATGCCGGGTTGTCGCTGCAACAGGCCGCCGACCGCGTGGTGATGGAGAAGCTGAAGCGGCTGGAAGGCAGCGGCGGCCTGATCGCCGTCGATGGCGACGGCAACATCGCGCTGCCGTTCAACAGTGAAGGCATGTATCGCGGTTACGGTTATGTCGGGGGAGATCCGGTAGCCAGTATTTATCGGTGA
- a CDS encoding M55 family metallopeptidase — MKVFISADIEGIAGVMRPEQCSPGAAEYQLARGLMEQEVNAAIDGAFAGGAAEVVVADSHAAMVNLRAENIDPRARLVQGKPRGLSMVEGLEQQQFDGMMFIGYHSAAGEFGVLAHTINGRAFYRVRINGEIMGESDIYAAAGAEYNTPLWLVSGDDTLQQWIARYYPDAAYACVKRAISQNAAESLSPESARQLIRQSAMQAVRNAHNRVTSRIQAPYRLELMVAKPVLADLFCLLPGIARQDAVTVGYTAQSMAELISLLSAFSYLATTQN; from the coding sequence ATGAAGGTTTTCATTTCGGCAGATATTGAGGGTATTGCCGGCGTAATGCGCCCGGAGCAGTGCAGCCCTGGAGCGGCGGAATATCAGCTCGCCCGAGGACTGATGGAGCAAGAAGTCAACGCCGCGATTGACGGCGCATTCGCCGGCGGCGCCGCTGAAGTGGTGGTCGCCGACAGCCATGCCGCCATGGTGAATCTGCGGGCGGAGAACATCGATCCCCGCGCCCGTCTGGTTCAGGGTAAGCCGCGCGGCCTGTCCATGGTCGAAGGTCTGGAACAGCAGCAGTTCGACGGCATGATGTTTATCGGCTATCACAGCGCCGCCGGCGAATTCGGCGTGCTGGCCCACACCATCAACGGACGGGCGTTTTACCGGGTGCGCATTAACGGCGAGATCATGGGCGAAAGCGATATCTATGCCGCGGCGGGCGCCGAATACAACACGCCGCTCTGGCTGGTCAGCGGCGATGATACGCTGCAACAGTGGATCGCCCGTTATTATCCCGACGCCGCTTATGCCTGCGTAAAACGCGCCATTTCGCAAAATGCGGCCGAGTCGCTCAGCCCGGAATCCGCCCGTCAGCTTATTCGGCAGTCCGCCATGCAAGCGGTGCGAAACGCCCACAACCGCGTGACATCACGTATTCAAGCGCCCTATCGCCTTGAGCTGATGGTGGCGAAACCGGTACTGGCGGATCTGTTTTGCCTGCTCCCCGGCATAGCGCGGCAGGATGCCGTCACCGTCGGTTATACCGCCCAGAGCATGGCAGAACTGATTAGCCTGTTAAGCGCGTTTTCTTACCTGGCGACGACGCAAAATTGA
- a CDS encoding P1 family peptidase, translating into MAPYQQEQIALLLRRWREQGRLGTPRGASGPRNSISDVAGVRVGHATLAKGETQTGVTAIVPAGSNLFAHPLPCGAAVLNGFAKPVGLVQIEELGLLQTPILLSNTLAVGTLFTALARDAIAHNPELGRTLPTVNPLALECNDGWLNDIQALAVTEHMAREALECAEETFERGSVGAGRGMSCFGLKGGIGTASRRIPELGATLGVLVLANFGALSALTLDGVQIGEAIAPLLPELAPQQDAGSIIIIMATDAPLDARQLKRIAKRAGAGLGRLGSYWGHGSGDISVAFSTCPQPQPPADNQLEPLLSAAADATEHAVLDALLSADAVTGFRGHYRPALRQVLDRLVKELSD; encoded by the coding sequence ATGGCACCCTATCAACAGGAACAAATAGCGCTGCTGTTACGCCGCTGGCGGGAACAGGGGCGGCTAGGCACGCCCCGCGGCGCCAGCGGGCCGCGCAATAGCATCAGCGACGTAGCGGGCGTGCGCGTAGGGCACGCTACGCTGGCGAAAGGCGAAACGCAGACCGGCGTCACCGCGATTGTGCCGGCCGGCAGCAACCTGTTCGCCCATCCCCTGCCCTGCGGCGCCGCGGTATTGAACGGTTTCGCCAAGCCCGTCGGACTGGTGCAGATTGAAGAGCTCGGCCTGTTGCAGACCCCGATTCTGCTTAGCAATACGCTGGCCGTGGGAACGCTGTTTACCGCGCTGGCGCGCGACGCGATTGCCCATAACCCCGAACTGGGCCGCACCCTTCCCACCGTGAACCCGCTGGCGCTGGAGTGCAATGACGGCTGGCTGAACGATATTCAGGCGCTGGCCGTGACCGAGCATATGGCGCGCGAGGCGCTGGAATGCGCCGAAGAAACCTTTGAACGCGGCAGCGTCGGCGCGGGCCGCGGCATGAGCTGTTTCGGTCTGAAAGGCGGTATCGGCACCGCGTCGCGCCGCATCCCGGAACTGGGCGCCACGCTCGGCGTGCTGGTGCTGGCGAATTTCGGCGCGCTCTCCGCGCTAACGCTGGACGGCGTACAGATCGGCGAAGCCATCGCGCCGCTATTGCCTGAGCTGGCGCCGCAACAGGACGCCGGTTCGATCATCATTATTATGGCGACGGACGCGCCGCTGGATGCCCGCCAGCTTAAGCGCATCGCCAAACGCGCCGGCGCGGGGTTAGGCCGACTGGGCAGCTACTGGGGCCACGGTTCCGGCGATATCTCCGTCGCATTCTCCACCTGTCCGCAGCCGCAGCCGCCGGCGGACAATCAGCTTGAGCCGCTGCTGAGCGCCGCAGCCGACGCCACCGAACACGCGGTGCTGGACGCCCTGTTAAGTGCGGATGCCGTGACGGGTTTCCGCGGGCACTACCGCCCGGCGCTACGTCAGGTGCTGGATCGTCTGGTAAAAGAGTTATCTGATTAA
- a CDS encoding ABC transporter permease subunit yields MNLPSEPAVAAATLDENTIRSPWRDFVQVFIRNPMALASGGFILLLILVALLAPWLAPYNPQEPDWMALSSPPSAAHWMGTDDLGRDVMSRIIYGARISLYIGIFSVTLGMLVGIVLGLLAGYYGRWIDMLIMRGSDVLFAFPGMLLAIAVVAILGPGLNNVIIAVAIFSVPVFARIVRASTLSLKQAAYVEAVRCAGAPDRIVLMRHVLPGTLPSVIVYFTMRIGTSILTAASLSFIGLGPEPDVPEWGNILAMSRSLMMAGQWHVSVFPGLAIFFTVLAFNLLGDALRDTLDPKLKS; encoded by the coding sequence ATGAACCTTCCTTCCGAGCCCGCCGTGGCGGCTGCGACCCTTGACGAAAATACCATTCGTTCGCCCTGGCGCGATTTCGTCCAGGTGTTTATCCGTAATCCGATGGCGCTGGCCTCCGGCGGATTTATTTTGCTGTTGATCCTGGTGGCCCTATTGGCGCCCTGGCTGGCACCGTACAACCCGCAGGAGCCAGACTGGATGGCGCTATCTTCTCCCCCTTCGGCGGCCCACTGGATGGGAACCGATGACCTGGGGCGCGACGTGATGAGCCGAATTATCTATGGCGCGCGTATTTCATTGTATATCGGCATTTTCTCCGTCACGCTGGGTATGCTGGTGGGTATTGTATTGGGTCTGCTGGCCGGGTATTACGGCCGCTGGATCGATATGCTGATCATGCGCGGCTCCGACGTGCTGTTCGCTTTTCCCGGCATGCTGCTGGCGATTGCCGTGGTGGCGATCCTCGGTCCGGGATTGAATAACGTGATTATTGCCGTCGCCATCTTCAGCGTGCCGGTCTTCGCCCGCATTGTGCGCGCCTCCACGCTGTCGCTGAAACAGGCGGCCTATGTCGAGGCGGTGCGCTGCGCCGGCGCGCCGGACCGCATTGTGCTGATGCGCCATGTTCTGCCGGGTACGCTGCCCAGCGTGATCGTCTATTTCACCATGCGTATCGGCACCAGCATTCTGACCGCCGCCAGCCTCAGTTTTATCGGCCTCGGCCCGGAGCCGGACGTTCCCGAATGGGGTAATATTTTGGCCATGAGCCGCAGCCTGATGATGGCCGGCCAGTGGCACGTCAGCGTGTTCCCCGGTCTGGCTATTTTTTTCACCGTACTGGCTTTCAACCTGCTGGGCGATGCGCTGCGCGATACGCTCGATCCCAAATTGAAAAGCTAA
- a CDS encoding ABC transporter permease, translating into MFAYIVRRLLEMIPVLLVVSLLVFGFIKLLPGDPARIYAGADAPIEAVEAARQQLGLNDPLPQQYVNWLSGLFKGDLGVTYRTQQPVIEVIGKSFMPTMWLALAGFAWSVVLGLLVGVVSALKRGKWQDWTLMSFAIGGISMPPFWLGLLLIQFVAMPFGIFSVSGFNQPSDIILPALTLGASVAAVMARFTRSAFLEVAQEDYVRTARSKGLRNRLITWKHVMRNALIPVITMLGLQFGFLLGGSIVVESVFSWPGLGWLLIESIKTQDQPVIQALVMLFVFEFIVINLLVDLLYAVVNPAIRLR; encoded by the coding sequence ATGTTTGCCTATATCGTTCGACGTTTGCTGGAAATGATCCCGGTTCTGCTGGTGGTCTCCCTGTTAGTGTTCGGCTTTATCAAACTGCTGCCGGGCGATCCGGCGCGCATTTACGCCGGGGCCGACGCCCCGATTGAAGCGGTGGAAGCGGCGCGTCAGCAGTTGGGGCTGAACGATCCGCTGCCGCAGCAATACGTTAACTGGCTCAGCGGCCTGTTTAAAGGCGATTTGGGCGTCACTTACCGCACCCAGCAGCCGGTTATCGAGGTGATCGGCAAAAGTTTTATGCCCACCATGTGGCTGGCGCTGGCCGGTTTTGCCTGGTCGGTAGTATTGGGCCTGCTGGTCGGCGTCGTTTCCGCGCTAAAACGGGGCAAATGGCAGGATTGGACATTAATGAGTTTCGCCATCGGCGGAATCTCCATGCCGCCGTTCTGGCTGGGTTTACTGTTGATCCAGTTTGTCGCCATGCCGTTCGGGATATTCTCCGTCAGCGGCTTTAATCAGCCTAGCGATATCATCCTGCCGGCGCTCACGCTGGGCGCATCGGTGGCGGCGGTGATGGCGCGTTTTACCCGCTCCGCTTTTCTGGAAGTCGCACAGGAAGACTATGTGCGCACCGCCCGTTCCAAAGGGCTGCGCAACCGGCTGATCACCTGGAAACATGTGATGCGTAACGCGCTTATCCCGGTAATCACCATGCTGGGGCTACAGTTCGGCTTTCTGCTCGGCGGCTCCATCGTGGTGGAAAGCGTATTCAGTTGGCCGGGACTGGGCTGGCTGTTGATAGAATCCATCAAAACGCAGGATCAGCCGGTTATTCAGGCGCTGGTCATGCTGTTCGTTTTCGAATTTATTGTCATTAACCTGTTGGTGGACCTGCTGTATGCGGTGGTCAATCCGGCGATTCGCTTACGTTAG
- a CDS encoding glutathione ABC transporter substrate-binding protein: protein MKLFVRKTAVALGLSLCLAAVAQAQDLRISIYADITGLDPHDTSDTLSYSIQSGIFERLFQFDNKMKLEPRLATGYTSNDDATEFVITLREGITFQDGTPFNADAVKANLDRLADQTKGLKRNSLFKMIKTVTVVSPTEVKIDLNQSFGAFINTLAHPSAVMHSPEALKKYPDEAQLRLHPVGTGPFKFDAWQQGKDVKLVKYDNYWQQGWPKVDSVTFFPAPEDSTRVASLKSGQVDAIYPLPSDLLNAVQSDAKLAVQRDEGIYLYYMSLNTQHKPLQDVRVRQAINYAINRDMWLKVGFAGMGVPATSAMPPNVQFYQKQATPDYSYNPEKAKALLKEAGYANGLDLKLWTTNATAAVRSAQFLKQQLAQVGIRATVTPMDSGARNAKLWGVQDPKQAEYDLYYGGWSTSTGDADWALRPLFATESWVPTAYNVSYYSNPAVDKAIMAGLQTADPAKRSTAYAEAQKLIWQDAAVAFLGSPDNLVGKAKNLSGVYMLADGSLIFDQAEFK, encoded by the coding sequence ATGAAGCTATTTGTTCGCAAAACCGCGGTTGCCCTCGGGCTCTCATTGTGTCTGGCGGCCGTTGCCCAGGCACAGGATCTTCGTATTTCCATCTACGCCGATATTACCGGGTTGGATCCGCACGACACTTCCGATACGCTGAGCTATTCCATTCAGAGCGGTATTTTTGAGCGCCTGTTTCAGTTTGATAACAAAATGAAACTGGAGCCCAGACTGGCTACCGGCTACACCAGCAATGACGACGCTACCGAATTCGTCATCACCCTGCGCGAGGGGATCACCTTCCAGGACGGCACCCCGTTCAACGCCGACGCGGTTAAAGCCAACCTCGACAGACTGGCCGATCAGACTAAAGGTTTGAAACGCAACAGTCTGTTTAAAATGATCAAAACGGTTACGGTCGTCTCCCCTACCGAGGTAAAAATCGATCTTAACCAGTCGTTCGGCGCCTTTATTAATACCCTGGCGCACCCTTCCGCCGTGATGCACAGCCCGGAAGCGCTGAAAAAATATCCTGACGAAGCCCAGCTGCGTCTCCATCCGGTCGGCACCGGCCCGTTCAAATTCGACGCCTGGCAGCAGGGTAAAGACGTGAAGCTGGTGAAATACGACAACTACTGGCAGCAAGGCTGGCCGAAAGTCGACAGCGTGACCTTCTTCCCGGCGCCGGAAGACTCCACCCGCGTGGCGTCGCTGAAGTCCGGTCAGGTCGACGCCATCTATCCGTTGCCGTCCGATCTGCTGAACGCGGTGCAAAGCGACGCCAAGCTGGCGGTACAGCGCGATGAAGGGATTTATCTCTACTACATGTCGCTCAATACCCAGCACAAACCGTTGCAGGATGTGCGCGTGCGTCAGGCGATCAACTACGCCATCAACCGCGATATGTGGTTGAAAGTCGGATTCGCCGGCATGGGCGTACCCGCCACCTCGGCTATGCCGCCTAACGTTCAGTTCTATCAGAAGCAAGCCACGCCGGATTACAGCTACAACCCGGAGAAAGCCAAGGCGCTGCTGAAAGAAGCCGGTTACGCCAACGGGCTCGATCTGAAACTGTGGACCACCAACGCAACGGCGGCGGTTCGTAGCGCACAGTTCCTCAAACAGCAACTGGCTCAGGTCGGCATCCGCGCCACCGTCACCCCGATGGACTCCGGCGCGCGCAACGCCAAGCTGTGGGGCGTGCAGGATCCGAAACAGGCGGAATATGACCTCTACTACGGCGGCTGGTCAACCTCCACCGGCGATGCCGACTGGGCGCTGCGTCCGCTGTTCGCCACCGAATCCTGGGTGCCGACCGCCTATAACGTCTCTTACTACAGCAACCCTGCGGTAGATAAAGCCATTATGGCCGGTCTGCAAACCGCCGACCCGGCGAAGCGCTCCACGGCGTATGCCGAAGCGCAAAAGCTGATTTGGCAGGATGCGGCCGTCGCCTTCCTCGGCTCGCCGGATAACCTGGTGGGGAAAGCGAAAAACCTGTCCGGCGTTTATATGCTGGCGGATGGCTCGCTGATCTTCGATCAGGCGGAATTTAAGTAA
- a CDS encoding ABC transporter ATP-binding protein, with protein sequence MTDIMQTGAVADTAPGGASRPVLEIDDLSVSFSGRSGKHLALKDISFALNKGEVVAVVGESGSGKSVTSLTVMGLLADAANIERGSINFTARDGKRHNLLNMKADQRRRLRGPEMAMIFQEPMTSLNPVLKVGDQLTEALCDHHICDRASADKKARELLRKVRIADVDRVMQSYPHSLSGGMRQRVMIAQALACDPQLLIADEPTTALDVTVQARILQILRDLQQQSDMAVLFITHDMGVVAEIADRVVVMYQGEVVEQGDVEQIFARPQHPYTRSLLAAVPKLGDMRESSWPKRFPLLGQQSDDDNSEQITARYDADPLLDIRGLRVYYPVRSGIFSAVTHHVHAVEQIDFNVWPGETLAIVGESGCGKSTTGRALLRLVQSEAESIYFQGQEISLMKDSEFQPLRREIQMVFQDPYASLNPRLTVGFTIAEPLMLHGLVKSLEEATPQVQALLKSVGLQPEHARRYPHEFSGGQRQRIAIARAMALKPKVIIADEAVSALDVSIQAQVVNLMMDLQKNTGVSWIFISHDMAVVERIANRVAVMYLGQIVEIGPRQSVFNAPQHPYTRRLLASVPVADPARRGTRQLDDSEIPSPLRKAGESVAKTRYRQVAPHHWVADSGPDAQPMS encoded by the coding sequence ATGACGGATATCATGCAAACGGGCGCGGTAGCCGACACGGCACCCGGTGGCGCGTCCCGGCCAGTGCTGGAAATCGACGATTTGAGCGTCAGCTTCAGCGGACGCTCCGGCAAACATCTGGCGCTGAAAGACATCTCATTCGCCCTGAATAAAGGGGAAGTGGTCGCCGTGGTGGGCGAGAGCGGTTCGGGTAAATCCGTCACCTCGTTAACCGTAATGGGCCTGCTGGCCGATGCCGCCAACATTGAACGGGGCAGCATTAATTTTACCGCCCGCGACGGAAAGCGGCATAACCTGTTGAATATGAAAGCCGACCAGCGCCGCCGGCTACGCGGCCCTGAAATGGCGATGATCTTTCAGGAGCCGATGACGTCGCTGAATCCGGTGCTTAAAGTCGGCGATCAATTAACGGAAGCGCTGTGCGACCACCATATTTGCGATCGGGCCAGCGCGGATAAGAAAGCGCGCGAACTGCTGCGCAAGGTGCGCATCGCCGATGTCGATCGGGTGATGCAAAGCTATCCTCATTCGCTTTCCGGCGGCATGCGCCAGCGGGTGATGATCGCCCAGGCGCTGGCCTGCGATCCGCAGTTGCTGATCGCCGATGAACCCACCACCGCGCTGGATGTCACCGTGCAGGCGCGTATTCTGCAAATTCTGCGCGATCTGCAACAGCAAAGCGATATGGCCGTGCTGTTCATCACGCACGATATGGGCGTGGTGGCGGAAATCGCCGATCGCGTGGTGGTGATGTATCAGGGCGAAGTGGTGGAGCAAGGCGACGTTGAGCAGATTTTCGCCCGGCCGCAGCATCCTTATACCCGCTCGCTGCTGGCCGCCGTGCCCAAGCTGGGCGATATGCGTGAAAGTAGCTGGCCGAAACGCTTCCCGCTGCTCGGCCAGCAGTCCGACGATGATAATAGCGAACAGATCACGGCCCGCTACGACGCCGACCCGCTGCTGGATATCCGCGGCCTGCGCGTCTACTACCCCGTGCGCAGCGGGATCTTCTCCGCCGTTACCCACCATGTTCATGCCGTAGAGCAAATCGACTTCAACGTCTGGCCGGGCGAAACGCTGGCCATTGTCGGCGAAAGCGGCTGCGGCAAATCCACCACCGGACGGGCGTTGCTGCGCCTGGTGCAGAGCGAAGCTGAGAGCATTTATTTTCAGGGGCAAGAGATTTCCCTGATGAAAGACAGCGAGTTTCAACCGCTGCGCCGTGAAATCCAGATGGTATTCCAGGATCCCTATGCCTCGCTCAACCCGCGCCTCACCGTGGGCTTTACCATCGCCGAGCCGCTGATGCTGCACGGGCTGGTGAAATCGCTGGAAGAGGCCACGCCGCAGGTGCAGGCGTTATTGAAAAGCGTGGGCCTGCAGCCTGAACACGCGCGCCGTTATCCGCATGAATTTTCCGGCGGCCAGCGTCAGCGCATCGCGATAGCCCGCGCCATGGCGCTGAAACCGAAGGTCATTATTGCCGATGAAGCCGTGTCCGCGCTGGACGTTTCCATTCAGGCGCAGGTGGTCAACCTGATGATGGATCTGCAAAAAAATACCGGCGTCTCCTGGATTTTCATCTCTCACGATATGGCCGTCGTCGAGCGTATCGCCAACCGGGTCGCCGTGATGTACCTCGGTCAGATTGTGGAAATCGGCCCGCGTCAGTCGGTGTTCAACGCGCCGCAGCATCCCTACACCCGCCGTTTGCTGGCGTCCGTCCCTGTCGCCGATCCCGCTCGGCGCGGTACGCGCCAGCTTGACGACAGTGAAATTCCCTCTCCGCTGCGCAAAGCCGGCGAGAGCGTTGCCAAAACGCGCTATCGACAGGTGGCGCCGCACCATTGGGTGGCGGACAGTGGACCCGATGCCCAACCCATGAGTTAA
- the dgcA gene encoding N-acetyl-D-Glu racemase DgcA, translating into MRHMQIETVNLPLARPFTISRGTRSAVTVVRVTLEEQGFIGQGECTPTPHYGESAQSVCQQLNSITEAVENGLSIEQLQTHLPPGAARNALNCALWRLKAALKKQTLWQCLDIQPPKSVITAETLSLDSVENMAAAAADAVSRNTLLLKIKLDRDLILEKVAAIRAAAPDTKLIIDANEAWSGLDLGSLFNALTRHRIAMVEQPLPAGKDDDLLRFTHPIPICADESCHHSGDVAGLRNRYDMINIKLDKCGGISEALKMVEEAQLYGLQVMVGCMLGSSMAMEAALPIATAAEYVDLDGPIWLAADSSPYLTYNLGRIWL; encoded by the coding sequence ATGCGCCATATGCAAATCGAAACGGTAAACCTGCCTTTAGCGCGACCTTTCACCATTTCCCGCGGCACCCGCAGCGCCGTCACCGTCGTTCGGGTCACGTTGGAAGAACAGGGATTCATCGGCCAGGGCGAATGTACGCCGACGCCGCACTATGGCGAATCGGCGCAGAGCGTTTGCCAGCAGCTTAACAGCATCACCGAAGCGGTGGAAAACGGCCTCAGTATCGAGCAACTGCAAACCCATTTACCGCCGGGCGCCGCCAGAAACGCGCTGAACTGCGCGCTGTGGCGACTCAAGGCGGCGCTGAAAAAACAGACCCTGTGGCAATGCCTCGACATTCAGCCGCCGAAATCCGTCATCACCGCGGAAACCCTTTCCCTCGACAGCGTGGAAAATATGGCCGCCGCCGCCGCAGACGCGGTTTCCCGCAATACGTTGCTGCTGAAAATTAAGCTGGATCGCGATTTGATTCTGGAAAAAGTCGCCGCCATTCGCGCAGCGGCGCCCGACACCAAACTGATTATCGACGCCAACGAAGCCTGGAGCGGCCTGGATCTCGGCAGCCTGTTTAATGCGCTGACCCGCCACCGGATCGCCATGGTGGAACAACCCCTGCCTGCCGGCAAAGATGATGATTTACTGCGTTTTACCCATCCCATTCCCATTTGCGCGGATGAGAGTTGCCACCACAGCGGCGACGTCGCCGGACTGCGCAACCGTTACGACATGATCAACATCAAGCTGGATAAATGCGGCGGCATAAGCGAAGCGCTGAAAATGGTGGAAGAAGCGCAACTTTACGGCCTACAGGTGATGGTCGGCTGCATGCTGGGTTCATCGATGGCGATGGAAGCCGCGTTGCCGATCGCCACGGCGGCCGAATATGTCGATCTCGACGGTCCCATCTGGCTGGCGGCGGACAGTTCGCCTTACCTGACCTATAACCTCGGCCGCATCTGGCTATGA